Genomic window (Culex pipiens pallens isolate TS chromosome 3, TS_CPP_V2, whole genome shotgun sequence):
ATCGAAAGCCGACAGGATTTTGTCGAGTGTTCACTGGCGTGATCGTGCATCACGGCACAAACGGTGAACATGCCTTGAAAAGTGAGTTTTAGCTTTATGGACAGACAAACTAATGCAGATATTTTGACTTACCTGTTTGACCATTCTTTTCTGATTCTGGCATTTCCAAGTTGAGTGTTATCCGATAAGGTTGACCAACCATCAATATCTGCTGCTTTTGAGTTAATATGACCGTATCAGTTGGGTATTGGTAGCATTCTTTTTCAGATTGACAGTCTCTAAAATGTTGTTATAAGCAATTAAAATCACCAAATACAGATAATCGAAACAAACCTGTAGTTGAGATACACATTCTTCACGTGCGACACCGTCGGCATGTATGAGTAGTAGAAGTAAGCATACATAAATATCGATGCCCAGAGAATGGAGAACCCGACGAGAACTGCAACAATCAGTCGGAGGATGATGTTTTTCGTCGATTGTACACCGGCGTCGGTTTTTCGTTTGTACTCTTCGGCCAGTACCACTCCGGTAACGGCTAGAGGTTTCAGCAGATAGTTTCGGATTATTTTGAACGGATCCAAAAGCGTCAACAGTAGAGCTCCCAGCTGCATTACGATGGATTTTTGTGTACTTGAACTACTGATTCTTCAAGGCACTGCGATGTatcacttggtttgttttgttgcGAGCACAGTTGCAGGAACCTTTCACGCACACACAATGCTCACTGAACGCGTCACAGTTGATCAACACGGAGCCGTCCGGCAAGCGACGTGCCAAGCAGTCAGAACTCGGGACCGCATTCACATCAGTTACGTATGAAGGTTGCTGGCATACTGAGGCTTAGGCCATGTGGCGATAAGCGCACGGGTTTCAGATGTGGGAAAATTATTTAATACCTTATCAGTATAATCGATTGAACCAAATGCACATGAAATTACATTGTGCCGTCGATGAAACTTGAttttgcaacaacaaaaaagcttATCTTGAAATCAGTTTGGCATTGCGAGCAGACCAGTGGTGACGTTTTGTTGGTGAATTCAATCACCAGTTTTTGAGTCAAAGGTCGATGTGGTACGCGAGCAGAAGAGCTTAGAACAATGTGAACGTAGTAACGCATGGGTAGCTGTTTTGCGGAATGTTAATTATCTTTTCGAAAAGAAACTGCTTATGATTTGATGTTTGGCTTGGCCGATCTTGAAGAGAACAAATTTGCAAGCTTTTTAATATCTTCTTGTAGGTTTGCTGAGTTCGAGCAAAACatatgaatttaatttttaagttgactcaaattttgccttcctcatcgaTTACTCctaccaacaaaatttctgcgcatgCTTATTTTAAGCGGAAGCATGCACTTTTGGGGACCTTAAAAAACAATCACCCTGAACAACCCACAGGTATTTTGTGGTCTCTTTTGCATATTTCTGCACGAACCTAGGAGcttgaaggcttgaatggggagagcacccgaACCTCtctttactccaaggaaccttccactccaGGATTTGATCTGAAGAAGTGCTTGGATTGCTAcatagacttttttttatatgttgttaactttcattttttaaagggttaaaatggatgaaaataaacatttttgtgtatgtttctattgtaaaattgtctaaggaacacaaatatgataaaattaccaccataaaatgggatctaaggggtcccccgagcaaaaatttaccaacaaaaaattcactaaaagtaaatgtgtctatttaatatgttaaactgccttacccaaagcgttcttagtctcagatggcagtcccagatgtcccctacaagctgcaggtagaaccgagttgatatctggatggaacaatttttgccttcctcaccttactaaggaaaggctataaaatcactcgaaaaacgaaattcttaatttgacctcctagacccaccttcatgtatacatatcgactcagaatcaaatttctgagtgtgtggtgggatattgatcaaaaaaattgcactgggttatctcggcactggctgacctgatttggaccgttttggtctcatttgatccgtcttggggtcccataagtcgctattgaaaatgataaagtttagttaagtacttaaaaagttatgctaaaaaaacgaatttaactaaagtccggaagattgtaaaaagggttgtttttgtaaaaaaaaaacctcgtcatgttacacatttttagaaaggtattctgaagacctttcgaacgagttcaaaagattgaagatctgacattcctatcaaaagttataagcacttaagtgttatttatgaactttttggaggccggatctcagatatttcgatgaaaacgttgtccggatctatcatgcgacctgtcgttggataggtaatcaaaagacctttccaacgagttcagtatcaaaagttagcacttaagtgttatttatgaactttgtggaggccggatctcagatattacctagcattacactcaaaatgtgaggaaggcaccaaccacctaatggtggatttagtaacgtttttatttgagttttaaaattatgctattttttcactaaaatgccaattactccctttagatttaaccaattgggatgcttcttcctgcattttgttgcatttttatgccctttcagatgcattttgtattttgaaatttaattgaattttgcctacgttatagcctttttaagatttttgacgtttttgaaccttcaaactttgtgttcccgatttgccccacttcccgttgacctagagtgctaatattttggccagatgctagttttatatgtacaaacaacccctgaaaatttcaggcagattgctgaggtcgatgcgagatgggtatgctttgctcgtgcaCTCGCTCTTAAATATCGATTTTCTCGGAATGTACTGAATGGTAGTTGCCACAAGATAGACAACAGACGAAATTACTTAGTATTTCAATGgttcaatggtttttttttctgacattttaGGCTAAGGAATAATGATAAACGCCAAATCACAATAACGTCAACGTAGTTGTTTTGAAGTGGAATTGGTAATGTGTTTATTGTTGAAAGACGTTATTATCATGTATCTCTGTGAATCATAACGCACCGCATTTATATTTCATACTTCCAGTGAAAGTCGTGGCGTACAATAACTCAAGTTTGTTGATATGTACAGGATTCGCCTTTTTCAACAATAAATGATTTTAACAAATCTTTTAATTATAACAATAAGAAACGTTCTATTACAGCTTAAAATGCATCAGTTTCCGGGCGAATCCTGGTCCGTTCCACAATCCATTCAACAGCAGGTGCCAGTATAGTGGAGGCATAATGTCCTTCTTCATGTAGAACATCGAAATGCGCTCCTTGCTCTGATCGATCGGGAATGTCTCAAGCGGGGTTAAACTGTAGTCGAACTCGGCAAGGATGCACGTGTTGTAACCGGTCACCAGCGGACAGGACGCATAGCCGTCAAAGACCTGCCCTGGCCGTACGCCATTCATCACCGCAATCATGTTTTTGTACACAACCTTGGATTGTGCGGCTGCAAGAGGCGATTGTTAGTCGACGGTTTTAAGCATGGATTTAAGCAAACATACCAACAGAAGCAGCAGTTTTAGAGTTTGGAGATGCGGAGCAATCACCGATAGCAAACACGTTGCTGTAGTTGAGGTGCTGCAGAGTATCCTTGTCCACATTGACGAATCCCGTATCGGTGACCAGATCTTTGCAAGCGGACAAAGCGTCCGGCGCACTCATGGGAGGTGTCACGTGCAGAAACTCGTACTGATGGAAGATTAACATTGAATTAATTTCTTTTTAGTTAACAAAGCTGGCAGAAACACTCACATCAGTTGTGAACTTCTCTTCCGGTTTGTCCAAGTTTTGAAATACTGCCTGGTTCTTCTCGGGTAAAACTTCGATCAGGTTTGTACGCAGATTTACATTGATGTTACGCTTTTCCACAATTTTCCACAGCTGATCGGCGTAATGCTTGACACCGAATATCACGGGAAGTGACGAGTTGTAGGTGACGTTAGCGTTTTGTCGTTTTTTAGACTAAAATATAAATAAGTTATGAGAAAAGAACACAGAACATTTGCCTAACTTAACTTACATTTCTCAAGTAATGCTCAGCAATGTAGAGAATCTTCTGAGGCGCTCCCGGACATTTCACGGGGCTGTTGGGGTAAGTGAAGATGGCGTTTCCGGATTTGAACGCCTTTAGTGCTTCGAAGGTTCGGTCGACATACTTCGGGGAGTAGTTGGAGCACACTTTACCCTTGGGAATCGATAGAGCCTCTACGAGGCCAGGAATTTTGTCATAGTTAAGCTGGAGACCGACGGCAACCAACAAAAAGTCGTACTCAATCTTGTCCCCATTCGCAGTGTAAACGGCGTTGTTTTCGGGCTCGAATTTCACCGCCGAATCCTTGAGCCATTTGGCAAGGGCTGGAAGCACTTTTGCCATCGGTCGATAGCTATCGTTGAGCGTCTTTATGCCTCCTCCGATAAGGGTAAACATTGGCTGATAATAGTGTTTCTAGATTCGGAGAGACGAAAGATGAAATAtagttttgctttgtttgatttaataaatctttatatttttgaatcgataaatatttgcagtaaatttgttttgttaaggcAGCGTTTACATTGCTACTTTTTGCATTATTTGAACATTGTAAAATTGCAAACAGTTATAATAATTCTtatagattttcaatttttgttttgtatacttttgaaaaacgaaatagatttcatgaatattttttaaaaactggttGAATGTGaataacttattttaatgatatattgttaaaatattatgaatttatgaacgtttaaaataaaataaagcgattccaccggagtaggcttgatttggtgtgttgtttgtacttatggcatggagacgactcctacacctggacggcctaacaaccaaggccgggaccgacattttacttcctcatccgatggaaggttggagcagatgggaatcgaacccagaatcatccgcttacaaagtggacagcgtaaccattcggccacgcactgctccACCTTCAAAACGGTAGTATTTGGTAATTGTTGTcactttgaaggattttttttattgtgtttaaatacactttttttgctctttttacaaaataaatagtaacatgaaaattttgtttcatgCACAGGGATCTTATAGGATATATAAAGGTCTTTACAATGAGTTTTGTAATTATTTATGTTGAATTTAAGAAGTTCTTTGGCAAATAAGGAGTGGTTGTttaacagttttattttaatttattcttataTAGGAACATgatattttaaacattattaaaaCCAAATctaacacatccagtttcataaccaaaataaaaaagatctgtGCTACGTGTGAGGTAAAATAAATTAGCTGTTTACATGAAAACTATTTCCTTAGAGTGGACCAattaatttcaaagaaatctAGCACCTCTTGTTGATTCTACGCAAACTTAACACATTTTTCGTATAATCATTGTAGTAAATCTGCATGCCCTTTTCGAATTAAGCTGTTTAGCACTATAATGAGACATTTCACATTTGGCTAACCTTCTAAAACCCACCAAAATATCAACATGTGAAAATGGTTCAGTTTGTTTACAATAAACTTGACAATTACTgtttcaaataacatttttggctATACATTTAAAgtaacaaaaatgtcaaactagAGCTTGAAACATTGGTTCTACGCATCAAGTATTCGAAAAAAGACTTCCTgtcaagcatcaaacctatttCACAGAAAAATAGCTCTGTTTTGTCCGTACATCACGTGGGATTACTTTAATTATATGGTTTGAGCTTcaacagaagcagcagcagtatgtttttggccattttcgtTCCATCTCTGTTCACCTTATTCTCATTTGCTTTGCAATATTTACGCTCAACTCATCGTGACTCAGCACAAATCAATCCTCTGTGTTTTTTAGAGAGCATTTTCGTTCACCCTCGTGATGCTCTGCGTCAGTCGAGCAAGAAGGTGCTAAAAATTGTGGATCAACATGTTGAAATTGGACGGCTGATCAagctgattttgaaaattgtttcatTTCTACCAGACAAATGGTTCGCCAATGGTTACGCAGAATTGGTCAAGCTTATCAGTATGCATCCGGCAGCTGACCAATTCTTTATGGGTTCCTTCATATTTCGCCTTATGTACCTCCTAATGATATCAGGCTATTAATTTTCTATTTATATGACACCAGTGCACATACAAAGGTGTGACTACTCTCTGAGGGCTAATTTGATAACGGTTTCAATCAACCAACCCCACACTTACATCGGCAGGTTCCAAAATGATGACCTTTCCCTCTCCCAGCTTGTTGCTAAGCTTGGCCGCTACGGAACATCCGCCGGCGCCTCCGCCCACCACCAGCACCTTGCATCTGAAAAAATGGGATTACTTGAAGTGTTACCGTGCAGTAGATTAGGAATTCGATCCTAAGAGATATTGCACATTGCGCAGTGAAATATGTTGAATTATGCCATTACTTGTGATTCTCGTTGACCACATTGGACGTGGCGAATCCTCGGACCAAAATGTCCGATTTTGACAGGCTGCTTCTGATAACGTTGCAAACTCGCAGGGaattcatttttagaaaatattgacTGCAAAACACAGCACAGCTTATCTGACAGgaacaccttttttttattcggaGCAAAACAACCTACTCCGACCTTCTTCGACCGAGACAACACAAACACTGAACGATTGTCGCTTGAAGTTATATTTTGGTGTCGGTGCCCAAAATACAACAtgcgaataaaaaaaaccggACCGGCTTGAAGAGAACCGTGAAGAGTGGTGAGTCCGTAGCTGTATGGCTGATGTCATGACAACATTATCTTTGATTGCCTTGAACTTGGAATGTGTTCTTTAGTTCGGAGCGATTGTATTTGTAGCTCAGAGATGGCGTCGTTTAGTGAGCAAGCTTTTAAGCTGAAGTGTGCTTTTGAATATTGCTAACTGCTTTGCTGTTAGTAGAATATACGGGGTTTGTTTTGTCCTGAATTCATTTTGTTAACAAAGTTTATATCGtccatttaattatttattattcattGAACTAAACCTTTAAATTCAAAGTTTCTTGATTATATGATTTGCATCTTTCAGTGACATCAATTCAATTGAAAGGAACGTCGTGCTCATAAAAGCAAGTACTTCGACTAATTACCATGTGTTTCCTCTGAAATTTTCTTACAGCGTGGGGACGCGTGGTTGTAAACCTTCCCGAGATACGGTCGGCTTGtgaaaagttttgtaaatttaaaacgTTTATTTAAAACTTGAAACATTCTGACTTCTCCTAACCTTgtgaaacaaattttttttttactcgtctattatttttttatcacatGACGTTTATCAATTGACTAATGTTAtcatgttaatgttaatgtttacATAGGTCACCTTCCCTATATTCGGACCAGCTTGTGATTGGAATCCCGACATTCACCAGCTATGATAGTTACCTTTATGCTACGTGGCTATGTCAACAAAATATTGACCAATTTCTCTTTTTCAAAGCtcgtttttcccaaaaaaaataaaatggcaaaattgACATTGTACCTAAAAACTTCCTATTCAAACTTCCTTCCTTCTTTCAATCTTTAAATCTTAACAGTTTCTGCTCAAAACTGCCACAGTTTcttattttacctaaaaaatcgAACCAGGGGGTTTCTCTTAAGATTTTCGAAATTTACCATTTTTCTTGTCAACCTATTAGTTAACCATTgcaatattgaatttttaactAATGTTATAGGATTCATTGATCGGAACACCAGTAAAGGTTAATAATTATGTTATgcactagggtgggtacgtttttcaaaaagttctcggatcaaattttagtatggttccccttgtagggcatgcccatagggactttcatgccaaatatcagctaatttggttgtaaactggctgcgcgcatcagggttaaaatttacatgggaattactacgggaaattttgactttttgttcaaacgctcctacaggcctgggaaaatcacgcgccaacttctggtatggtcaggcctatggggaatggtctggagaacacttttcccgaagagagcatatggattcgttgtccctagacctggcgcatcgacaaaacatccgatgtctccggaaacaacggttttccctcaaaaagcatcaaattttccttagcaagctatgaaagcttgatgaacaccgcgacgccatatgtcagacagcttccacgtgggtgagaaacggctggaatatttaattgcaaaccttttttttactagaaaatgatcatttcgagtaatcctgatataaTTTAccaattcagaatctttgcatagcgaatttgtattttttgcaaatatttcaaccacgtggtagctgcctgacgtatggcgtcgcattgttcatcaagctttcatagcatgctaaggaaaatttgatgctttttgaaggaaaaccgttgattccggagacatcggatgttttgtcgatgcgccaggtctaggaaCAACGAAttcatatgctctcttcgggaaaagtgttctccagaccattccccataggcctgaccataccagaagttggtgcgtgattttcccaggcctgtaggagcgtttgaacaaaaagttccgatttcccatagtaattcccatgtaaactttaaccctgatgcgcgcagccagtttacaaccaaatgagctgatatttggcatgaaagtccctatgggcatgccctacaaggggaaccatactaaaatttgatccgagaactttttgaaaaacgtagcCACCCTATTATGCACATTTAAGTTGTTTTTTGTTACTATACAAGGGAAGGGATACTTGGTTTTAATGGTTTTAAAGTTCATATCTTCATCAATATTATATTTTCGCAATGCCTGCCTATTTTCAACCAATAAGCTGAAATTTGGTGTAGAGGAAACAGTTTTAACAcaatttttggccaattttggaatatttatttAAGTTCACTGTTGAATCTCAAGGTAATGAATAATTGAAATGAGAATTACGTATAGGACAGTAATGAGAATCACGTATAGTCAATAATGAAAGTGCTCCTAATATTTCAATCAGAAAACCTGCTTGAAATTAATGAGCTCAGAGCGAAACAGCTATCTAGCATtccttttgtttattcaatgatATGATTCTTTTTTTGCATCGGTTCCTTCTGCATaagatattatttttcaaacagttgCTATGTTCCACCCACTTGTACCACTTGTTGCTGACATGCTCACGGGGCCAAAGTTCGGGATCGAAATGATCTGCAGATGCCACCTGAAAGTATGCATAATTCTTTGGATTCGAGGAAATGGACACTTATATCCAACGCATCTAAATTCTATCCCTAGTTTCCAACTGAATTTCAACACTTGGCTCGGTACACGCAATCTATGTTTATTCAATATGCCTTATCCTTTTGACTTATTTAAGCCAATTGAAAATCAGCAGGGATGCTATTACTGACACTGCGAGGCGCAAAAGGAGCTGTTCGCAAGCTGTTCAATTTAGACATTCCTAGGAAAAAGCAGGCCCGGTATGAGTTTTGTAGTTTTCAGTTCTTTGTCAAATTT
Coding sequences:
- the LOC120421774 gene encoding sulfide:quinone oxidoreductase, mitochondrial codes for the protein MNSLRVCNVIRSSLSKSDILVRGFATSNVVNENHKCKVLVVGGGAGGCSVAAKLSNKLGEGKVIILEPADKHYYQPMFTLIGGGIKTLNDSYRPMAKVLPALAKWLKDSAVKFEPENNAVYTANGDKIEYDFLLVAVGLQLNYDKIPGLVEALSIPKGKVCSNYSPKYVDRTFEALKAFKSGNAIFTYPNSPVKCPGAPQKILYIAEHYLRNSKKRQNANVTYNSSLPVIFGVKHYADQLWKIVEKRNINVNLRTNLIEVLPEKNQAVFQNLDKPEEKFTTDYEFLHVTPPMSAPDALSACKDLVTDTGFVNVDKDTLQHLNYSNVFAIGDCSASPNSKTAASVAAQSKVVYKNMIAVMNGVRPGQVFDGYASCPLVTGYNTCILAEFDYSLTPLETFPIDQSKERISMFYMKKDIMPPLYWHLLLNGLWNGPGFARKLMHFKL